The stretch of DNA GAAAACGAATCGGCTGCTCTCGCGATCACGAGGACTGAACATGCGTTTGGGAGATGACGCTGTCGGAGCTCGAGGAAGCACGGCGCCGATTGGATGCTGGCGAAACCGGTCTCGAAGGCCGGCGCCCCACTCGAAGACAGGCCAGAGGTTTCTAGGCGCTCTCGGGGCGTCCGGCGGAGGGGGCTCGAATTGAATGACCCGCTTCTGAGAGCCTACGCGATTCTCGAGCTGACTCCGGGTGCGTCCCTCCAGCAAGTGCGAAAGCAGTACCGCAGCCTCGCCAAACGGTGGCACCCCGATCGCTATTTCGGTGACCCGGTCGGCCAGAGAGAGGCGGCGGCCCGAATGCAACAGCTCAACGTCGCCTATCGTAGGCTTGTGGCGGCGCTGTCCGAAGCCGAGGGCTTGCCGGCTGGCATGGCCGAATCCGGAAGCCATCCGGAGGTCAACGAGGGCGAGCGGCCATTCGCAACCTCGGCTTCCATGCGCCCCGGCTCGCGACTCAGCCGAGATCAG from Vicinamibacteria bacterium encodes:
- a CDS encoding DnaJ domain-containing protein; this translates as MNDPLLRAYAILELTPGASLQQVRKQYRSLAKRWHPDRYFGDPVGQREAAARMQQLNVAYRRLVAALSEAEGLPAGMAESGSHPEVNEGERPFATSASMRPGSRLSRDQIEEIVAAIRGESSWRVDWTNRWNWIAAGIAIASTPLYWSAGLLWMPILLLL